A single genomic interval of Pyrus communis chromosome 5, drPyrComm1.1, whole genome shotgun sequence harbors:
- the LOC137735061 gene encoding F-box protein At4g00755-like isoform X1 encodes MGPCMDFLNWLEPDMSLNVLTCLDDLYDLIRVSSVSRSWRHFVIKNGLCKKLCLRMFPQLSRVAGVVELNSPDAEEVAEVGSSKSKEWETLEREHRVYAFLARGFISFDVRSSISKAISASSTDNYPEESIRNTLEPRAIVGRRASYWSSKGQSDPAVPEILIYKLVSDLVVINEISIHPFQAFFQAGLPIYSAKAVRFRMGRAKSLVVVECDSKDESCHENKFVWTYTSEVFPMTQENRLQTFKLPEPVLCIGGILQIELLDRVQRQEMDGLFYICVSHVEVKGKPLSPAFGVEIHEPSGEFVLKNDVQAKLHNPQNLPENESIVISTVNLEDMRGMQPIVNWNLVGIEEEYQGEEEDGSDEEYFL; translated from the exons ATGGGTCCTTGTATGGATTTCTTGAACTGGCTTGAACCTGACATGTCCTTAAATGTCCTAACTTGTTTGGACGATCTATATGATCTTATTCGTGTTAGTTCTGTCTCACGCTCTTGGCGTCATTTTG TGATAAAAAATGGTCTTTGTAAAAAGTTGTGCTTGAGAATGTTTCCTCAGTTATCTAGAGTTGCTGGTGTGGTTGAGTTAAACAGCCCTGACGCAGAAGAGGTTGCAGAAGTTGGATCTAGCAAGTCAAAGGAATGGGAAACCTTGGAAAGGGAGCATAGGGTCTATGCTTTTTTAGCTCGTGGTTTTATTTCTTTCGATGTGAGGAGTTCTATTTCTAAGGCAATCAGTGCTTCCAGCACCGACAATTATCCAGAAGAAAGCATCCGCAATACTCTAGAACCAAGAGCCATAGTGGGACGGAGAGCTTCGTATTGGTCAAGTAAAGGCCAAAGTGACCCTGCAGTGCCTGAGATTCTGATATACAAGTTGGTGTCTGATTTAGTTGTAATTAATGAAATCAGCATACATCCTTTCCAAG CTTTTTTCCAGGCAGGTTTACCCATATATTCAGCCAAGGCTGTGCGATTTCGTATGGGTCGTGCCAAATCCCTTGTGGTTGTAGAGTGTGATTCAAAGGATGAATCATGTCATGAGAACAAGTTCGTATGGACCTACACTTCAGAAGTGTTCCCAATGACTCAG GAGAACCGCCTGCAGACATTTAAGCTTCCAGAACCAGTTCTTTGCATAGGTGGAATTTTGCAGATTGAGCTTCTGGATAGAGTACAGAGACAAGAAATGGATGGCTTGTTCTATATATG TGTGTCTCATGTTGAAGTCAAAGGGAAGCCATTATCGCCTGCATTTGGCGTTGAAATTCATGAACCATCTGGGGAGTTTGTGTTGAAGAACGACGTGCAGGCCAAGTTGCACAACCCACAGAATTTGCCCGAGAACGAGTCCATTGTTATCTCCACTGTTAATTTGGAGGATATGAGAGGCATGCAGCCAATTGTGAATTGGAATCTAGTAGGTATTGAGGAGGAATACCAAGGGGAGGAAGAGGACGGATCTGATGAAGAATATTTCCTCTAA
- the LOC137735061 gene encoding F-box protein At4g00755-like isoform X2, with product MFPQLSRVAGVVELNSPDAEEVAEVGSSKSKEWETLEREHRVYAFLARGFISFDVRSSISKAISASSTDNYPEESIRNTLEPRAIVGRRASYWSSKGQSDPAVPEILIYKLVSDLVVINEISIHPFQAFFQAGLPIYSAKAVRFRMGRAKSLVVVECDSKDESCHENKFVWTYTSEVFPMTQENRLQTFKLPEPVLCIGGILQIELLDRVQRQEMDGLFYICVSHVEVKGKPLSPAFGVEIHEPSGEFVLKNDVQAKLHNPQNLPENESIVISTVNLEDMRGMQPIVNWNLVGIEEEYQGEEEDGSDEEYFL from the exons ATGTTTCCTCAGTTATCTAGAGTTGCTGGTGTGGTTGAGTTAAACAGCCCTGACGCAGAAGAGGTTGCAGAAGTTGGATCTAGCAAGTCAAAGGAATGGGAAACCTTGGAAAGGGAGCATAGGGTCTATGCTTTTTTAGCTCGTGGTTTTATTTCTTTCGATGTGAGGAGTTCTATTTCTAAGGCAATCAGTGCTTCCAGCACCGACAATTATCCAGAAGAAAGCATCCGCAATACTCTAGAACCAAGAGCCATAGTGGGACGGAGAGCTTCGTATTGGTCAAGTAAAGGCCAAAGTGACCCTGCAGTGCCTGAGATTCTGATATACAAGTTGGTGTCTGATTTAGTTGTAATTAATGAAATCAGCATACATCCTTTCCAAG CTTTTTTCCAGGCAGGTTTACCCATATATTCAGCCAAGGCTGTGCGATTTCGTATGGGTCGTGCCAAATCCCTTGTGGTTGTAGAGTGTGATTCAAAGGATGAATCATGTCATGAGAACAAGTTCGTATGGACCTACACTTCAGAAGTGTTCCCAATGACTCAG GAGAACCGCCTGCAGACATTTAAGCTTCCAGAACCAGTTCTTTGCATAGGTGGAATTTTGCAGATTGAGCTTCTGGATAGAGTACAGAGACAAGAAATGGATGGCTTGTTCTATATATG TGTGTCTCATGTTGAAGTCAAAGGGAAGCCATTATCGCCTGCATTTGGCGTTGAAATTCATGAACCATCTGGGGAGTTTGTGTTGAAGAACGACGTGCAGGCCAAGTTGCACAACCCACAGAATTTGCCCGAGAACGAGTCCATTGTTATCTCCACTGTTAATTTGGAGGATATGAGAGGCATGCAGCCAATTGTGAATTGGAATCTAGTAGGTATTGAGGAGGAATACCAAGGGGAGGAAGAGGACGGATCTGATGAAGAATATTTCCTCTAA
- the LOC137733745 gene encoding peroxisomal membrane protein 11D-like, with translation MSTLDATRAELALAVLYLNKAEARDKICRAIQYGSKFLSNGEPGTAQNVDKSTSLARKVFRLFKFINDLHGLISPTAPGTPLPLVLLGKSKNALLSTFLFLDQIVWLGRTGIYKNKERADLIGRISLFCWMGSSICTTLVEIGEIGRISGQLKKLEKDLKNSEKYHNEQYRAKLKKSNERSLALVKAALDTVVAVGLLQLAPKKVTSRVTGALGFTTSLISCYQLLPAPAKSKAA, from the exons ATGAGTACACTAGATGCAACTAGAGCCGAACTTGCTCTTGCAGTTCTGTATCTGAACAAGGCTGAGGCCAGGGACAAGATATGCAGGGCAATACAATATGGTTCTAAATTCTTGAGTAATGGAGAACCTGGAACAGCCCAAAATGTGGACAAATCAACTAGTTTGGCACGAAAAGTTTTTCGTCTGttcaag TTTATCAATGATCTGCATGGTCTTATTAGTCCAACCGCTCCAGGGACTCCTCTTCCACTTGTTCTGCTGGGAAAG TCCAAAAATGCATTGCTGTCAACATTTCTGTTTCTTGATCAAATTGTCTGGCTCGGTAGAACAGGTATTTATAAG AACAAAGAACGTGCTGATCTGATTGGCCGGATCTCGCTTTTCTGTTGGATGGGCTCCTCAATATGTACCACTTTGGTTGAG ATTGGGGAGATAGGAAGGATTTCTGGACAACTTAAGAAGTTGGAGAAGGATCTGAAGAACAGTGAGAAGTATCAT AATGAACAATACCGTGCTAAACTCAAAAAATCAAATGAGAGGTCACTGGCCCTGGTTAAAGCAGCGTTGGATACAGTGGTAGCAGTTGGGTTGCTTCAGTTGGCTCCTAAGAAAGTTACTTCTCGTGTTACTGGAGCCTTGGGATTTACGACTTCTCTGATCTCATGTTATCAG TTGCTTCCAGCACCAGCAAAGTCCAAGGCAGCCTAA